In Clostridia bacterium, the genomic stretch CCTGGTACCGGCGCCGGCACCGGGGAGGGCGCTGGGGCAGGTGCTGTAGCCGGCGGCGCTAGCGCTGGAGCCACCGACGGCGCTGCAACCTGCGCCGGTGCTGAGGCAGAAGGTATCTCCGGCGCCGGAGCCTGTAAGTGGGCTACTAGCCCCAGCCCGCCCTGGCCTTGGGACCGCCTGTCCTCGATAGCGGACTGGTAAACTTCGAGGAAGCGCTGGGCAGCAGCCTGGCTGGAGTGATGGGCCTCCACATACCGGCGGGCGGCCTGGCCGATGGATGCGGCCAGCTCCGGCTGCTCCCGTAAGGTATTGATGGCCCGGCTTAGGGCAGCTACATCCCGCTGCGGCACCAACCAGCCGGTCTTTTCGGGCTGGATCAGTTCTTTTAAGCCTCCAATACTGGAAGCCACCACCGGCAGGCCAGCCGCCATCCCCTCCAGAGCGGCTATGGAGGTAGCCTCCTCCACCCCGGCAGAGGTTACAGATGGCACTAGGACCAGGTCAGAGACTGCATACAGCTCTTCGATGGCATCCCGGCCAAGCGCCCCTAGGAGCCGGACGTGGTCCGAAAGCCTATCTCGCCGGATGGCCTCTTCCAAGCTCCGCCGCTCTTCGCCCTCGCCAGCGTAAACTAGGAAATAATCAGGATGAAGGGCTAAAAGCGACGGTAAAGCCAAAAGCGGGTAGATAACCCCATTTTTCTCCGTCAGGCGGCGGGGGCAAAATAGGATGTAGGCGTCGGGAGGAAGGCCGTAGCGCTTCCGCAATTTTTCCCGCCAACCTTGGCCGGCCTGCCGGGCTTGGGCCTCCCGTAGCCTCAAGGGGTCGAAGGAATCCAGATCGATGAAATTGGGAATGACGGTGACGCCTTCGGTTCGCCCCACCCGATCTTTTACGTAATTGGCCAAGCGGGTATCGACGGTGATGATCCGGTCCGCCTCCCGGTAGGCCTGATCTTCCATGTCCAAGAAAAACTTCTCCGCCGGGCTGCCGGCGGCAATGGAGCCCTTGCTCACTGCTTCCCAGGCCATATAGCCGTGCAAGGTGAGGACTACTGGGGCAGAGGCGGCGCTGGCCGCCTTTCTGGCGGCCAGCGCCGCAAACACATCCTCAGCATTAATGACGTCCGCCGGCAGCCGCCGCTGGATGACTCCAG encodes the following:
- a CDS encoding glycosyltransferase family 4 protein; the encoded protein is MRILMAASFNYPHAGGLSTHMSMLARALTQASHEVDIASFSDLPAYLRLLGVQGPSFLLNRWRRGLGMVVSHRARRRLLAGVIQRRLPADVINAEDVFAALAARKAASAASAPVVLTLHGYMAWEAVSKGSIAAGSPAEKFFLDMEDQAYREADRIITVDTRLANYVKDRVGRTEGVTVIPNFIDLDSFDPLRLREAQARQAGQGWREKLRKRYGLPPDAYILFCPRRLTEKNGVIYPLLALPSLLALHPDYFLVYAGEGEERRSLEEAIRRDRLSDHVRLLGALGRDAIEELYAVSDLVLVPSVTSAGVEEATSIAALEGMAAGLPVVASSIGGLKELIQPEKTGWLVPQRDVAALSRAINTLREQPELAASIGQAARRYVEAHHSSQAAAQRFLEVYQSAIEDRRSQGQGGLGLVAHLQAPAPEIPSASAPAQVAAPSVAPALAPPATAPAPAPSPVPAPVPG